Proteins from a single region of Oryza brachyantha chromosome 6, ObraRS2, whole genome shotgun sequence:
- the LOC102722502 gene encoding multiple organellar RNA editing factor 2, chloroplastic, with product MATAAAAAAAARRLLSRRASSFSASSALLRRGPAVAESLLRPAAVAARVGFLRGFARRPGGDGYSPMRSGGGGDRAPTEMAPLFPGCDYEHWLIVMDKPGGEGATKQQMIDCYIQTLAKVLGSEEEAKKKIYNVSCERYFGFGCEIDEETSNKLEGLPGVLFVLPDSYVDPEHKDYGAELFVNGEIIQRSPERQRRVEPVPQRASDRPRYNDRTRYARRRENQR from the exons AtggcgaccgccgccgccgccgccgcagccgcgcgGAGGCTCCTCTcccgccgcgcctcctccttctcggcctcctccgccctcctccgccgcggccccgCGGTGGCGGAGTCGCTGCTGcgcccggccgccgtggccgcccgCGTCGGCTTCCTCCGCGGGTttgcgcggcggccggggggAGACGGGTACTCCCCGATGCGCtccggtggaggcggcgaccgCGCGCCGACGGAGATGGCCCCGCTGTTTCCCGGGTGCGACTACGAGCACTGGCTCATCGTGATGGACAAGCCGGGCGGGGAGGGCGCCACCAAGCAGCAGATGATTGACTGCTACATCCAGACCCTCGCCAAGGTTCTCGGAAG TGAGGAGGaggcgaagaagaagatcTACAACGTTTCCTGCGAGAGATACTTTGGCTTTGGGTGCGAGATCGATGAGGAGACGTCCAACAAGCTGGAAG GGCTACCTGGTGTTCTGTTCGTGCTCCCAGATTCCTATGTTGATCCTGAGCACAAGGACTATGGAG CTGAGCTCTTTGTTAATGGAGAGATTATTCAGAGGTCTCCGGAGAGGCAGAGGCGGGTAGAACCTGTGCCACAGAGAGCATCAGATAGGCCTCGGTACAATGACAGGACCCGATACGCCCGGAGGAGGGAGAACCAACGATGA
- the LOC102709372 gene encoding protein ENHANCED DISEASE RESISTANCE 2-like, with translation MMSSSASRREVARSSEVGRAGGGEPPRPSAAAMARSGELTRGSAAAVRHEGWMLRYGRRKIGRSFVRTRYFVLDNKLLAYYKKQPKDNMVPVKALQIDGNCRVEDRGLRTHHGQMVYVLCIYNKKEKEDQITMGAHDIEDALVWKKKLELLIDQQQDTMTAKNRKAFASLDFDMEFGGPLSFSDRDSGPEDEEEPRPTLLRRTTIGNGPPDSVHDWTKEPDIGLSDQNDTNHAYSRKNWRLLKCQNGLRIFEELVEVEYLARSCSRSMRAVGVVEATCESIFGLIMSMDVTRYEWDCSFHYGSLVEEVDGHTAILYHRLQLNWFSMMVWPRDLCYVRYWRRNDDGSYVVLFRSTEHQNCGPQPGFVRAFIESGGFKISPLKCINGRPRTQVQHLMQIDLRGWGVNYFSSFQYHSLLQMLNCVAGLREYFSQTDDIHPVPRIPVMSTMATVSSLKKDKKLQEADLKTKQTDNKNLDMIDEESEEDDDYQIPEANLEEPTRSDSDAKYSDPIDLSFFSGIIRQDANEKSRNCWTVPDSKLFKVRSENFPHDKSKVPATKYLMELVAIDWFKDIKRMDHVARRKGCAAQVAAEKGMFTFVVNIQIPGSSHYSLVLYFVTRTLEKGSLLQRFADGDDDFRNSRLKLIPSVPKGSWIVRQSVGSTPCLLGKAVDCSYMRGPEYIEVDVDIGSSAVANGVLGLVFGVVTTLIVDMAFLIQANTYDELPEQLLGAARLSNIQPSSAVVPLLDNISPGE, from the exons ATGATGAGCTCGTCGGCCtcgaggagggaggtggcgaggAGCTCTGAGGTggggcgcgccggcggcggcgagcccccgaggccctccgcggcggcgatggcgcggagCGGGGAGCTCACGaggggctcggcggcggcggtgcggcacGAGGGGTGGATGCTGCGGTACGGGCGGCGGAAGATCGGGAGGTCGTTCGTCCGCACGCGCTACTTCGTCCTCGACAACAAGCTGCTCGCCTACTACAAGAAGCAGCCCAAGGACAACATG GTGCCAGTGAAGGCGCTTCAAATAGATGGAAATTGCCGAGTGGAAGATAGAGGTCTTAGAACACACCATGGGCAA ATGGTCTATGTTCTGTGCATAtacaacaagaaagaaaaagaggatcAAATCACG ATGGGTGCACATGATATTGAGGATGCCCTGGTCTGGAAAAAGAAGCTAGAGCTCCTCATTGATCAG CAACAGGACACTATGACAGCTAAAAACCGTAAAGCTTTTGCCTCTCTGGACTTTGACATGGAGTTTGGAGGCCCACTATCGTTCTCTGATCGTGACAGTGG AccggaagatgaagaagagccCCGTCCTACCTTGCTTCGCAGGACAACTATTGGCAATG GTCCTCCTGATTCGGTACATGACTGGACTAAAGAGCCTGATATTGGGCTGTCAGATCAGAATGACACCAACCATGCTTACTCAAGAAAGAACTGGCGGCTACTTAAATGCCAGAATG GTTTGCGCATCTTTGAAGAACTTGTGGAGGTTGAATACCTT GCAAGAAGCTGTAGCCGATCAATGAGAGCTGTTGGTGTGGTGGAAGCCACATGTGAATCCATTTTTGGGCTAATAATGAGTATGGATGTAACACGATATGA GTGGGATTGTAGCTTCCATTATGGGAGTTTAGTTGAAGAGGTTGATGGTCACACTGCAATACTATATCATCGGCTACAGCTGAACTGGTTTTCAAT GATGGTCTGGCCCCGTGATCTTTGTTATGTACGATATTGGCGGCGCAACGACGATGGAAGTTATG ttgtaCTGTTCCGATCTACTGAACATCAGAACTGTGGTCCCCAACCAGGATTTGTGAGGGCTTTTATTGAAA GTGGAGGTTTCAAGATTTCTCCCCTCAAATGCATCAATGGGAGACCACGCACTCAAGTTCAACACCTTATGCAAATTGATCTAAGGGGATGGGGTGTCaactatttttcatcattcCAGTACCACTCTTTATTGCAGATGCTCAACTGTGTAGCTG GATTGCGTGAGTACTTTTCCCAAACTGATGATATTCATCCAGTTCCGAGGATTCCCGTGATGAGTACTATGGCCACTGTGTCCTCATTGAAAAAGGATAAGAAACTCCAAGAAGCTGACCTAAAGACAAAAcaaactgataacaaaaattTGGATATGATAGATGAAGAGTCAGAAGAGGATGATGACTACCAAATCCCTGAAGCTAATCTGGAG GAGCCTACCAGATCTGACAGTGATGCCAAGTACTCAG ATCCAATAGATTTATCCTTTTTCTCGGGTATTATTCGTCAGGATGCAAACGAGAAAAGCCGTAACTGTTGGACAGTACCTGATAGCAAACTCTTTAAAGTTCGTAGTGAGAACTTTCCACATGACAAATCAAAG GTTCCTGCAACAAAGTACCTTATGGAGCTTGTAGCAATTGACTGGTTTAAGGACATCAAGCGTATGGATCATGTTGCTAGGCGGAAAGGATGTGCAGCTCAG GTCGCTGCTGAGAAGGGGATGTTCACCTTTGTTGTAAACATACAA ATTCCTGGATCAAGCCATTACAGCTTGGTCCTCTATTTTGTTACAAGAACCTTGGAAAAAGGATCACTGTTGCAGCGTTTTGCTGATGGTGACGATGATTTCCGAAATAGCAGATTGAAGCTCATCCCATCTGTTCCGAAG GGATCTTGGATAGTGAGACAAAGCGTTGGAAGTACTCCTTGCTTATTGGGAAAAGCTGTTGATTGCAGCTATATGCGTGGTCCAGAGTACATAGAA GTAGATGTAGATATTGGTTCCTCAGCAGTGGCCAATGGTGTTCTGGGATTGGTGTTTGGCGTCGTTACTACTTTAATAGTTGATATGGCTTTTCTTATACAG GCAAACACATATGACGAACTTCCTGAGCAACTTCTAGGTGCTGCAAGGCTATCCAATATCCAACCCAGCTCAGCAGTAGTTCCTCTACTTGATAATATATCTCCAGGGGAATGA